Within the Quadrisphaera sp. RL12-1S genome, the region GCCGGCTCAGCTGCGAGCGCACGGCCCAGGGCAGGGCGCCGAGCACCTGGCGCCACGCGCCCCGTCCGGGGCCGCGTCCGGTGGGGCGCTGCCCGCGGTCCCGCCGCGCCGCCACCGTGCTCACACCCCCATGCTCCCCCGTCCGGCGCGCTCGTGCGGCGGCGGAGCCGCAGGACGCGCCCGCGCCGCCGTCGTCGTCGCCGTCGTGCGGGGTGCGGGGCGGGTCCTCAGCCGGTGATGCCCAGGCGGCGCAGCTCCACCGCCAGGTCGTGGGGGCGGCTGGCCACGCCCAGGGCGTCCTCCTCGGAGACCACGCCGTCGCGCACCAGGGCCACCAGGGCCTGGTCGAAGGTCTGCATGCCGTAGAAGCCGCCGTCGGCCACGAGGTCGTGGATGCCGGAGGTCAGTGACGGGTCGGCGACGGCCTGGGCCACGCGCGGGGTGCCGACCGCCACCTCGAGGACGACGACGCGGCCCTGCCCGTCCGCCCGCTGCACCAGGCGCTGGCAGATGATCCCCCGCAGCGAACCCGCCAGGCCGAGCCGCACCTGCTGCTGCTCGTGGGGCGGGAAGAAGTCGACGATGCGCGAGACGGTCTCGGTGGCGTCGGTGGTGTGCAGGGTCGACAGCACGAGGTGCCCGGTCTCGGCGGCGGACAGCGCGGCGCGCACCGTCTCGGCGTCGCGCATCTCGCCCACGAGGATGACGTCGGGGTCCTGGCGCATCGCCGCGCGCAGGGCGCTGGCGAAGTCGCGGGTGTCCACCCGCACCTCGCGCTGGTTGACCATGCCCAGCTTGTCCGCGTGGAGGACCTCGACCGGGTCCTCCAGGGTCATGATGTGGCACTCGCGGGTGCTGTTGACGTGGTCGATCATGCTCGACAGCGTCGTGGTCTTGCCCGAGCCGGTGGGGCCCGTGACCAGCACCAGCCCCCGCGGCTCCAGCGCCAGGGAGGAGATCACCGGCGGCAGGCCCAGCTCCTCGAGGCTCACGGGCGTGGTGGACACCCGGCGGAACACCAGGCCGACCGTGCCCCGCTGCCGGTAGGCGTTGGCGCGGAAGCGGCCCACGCCCGGGATCGAGTACGCGAAGTCCGCCTCGTTGGTGCGCGCGAACTCCTCCGCGAGGTCGGGGCGCAGCACCTCGGCCACCATCCGCTGCGTGTCCGCGGGCACCAGCTCGGGGGCGCGCAGCTTGCGCAGGCGCCCGTCGATGCGCACCCGCGGCGGCGACCCCACCTTGCAGTGCAGGTCCGAGCCGGACAGGTCCACCAGGGCCCTCAGGTACTGCTGGACGTCCGACGGCGACGACGGAGCGTGCGCCCCTGACGCCGCCGCGGCGGGCGGGGGCGTCTGGGCGGGCACGCGCGCGTCGCTGACCTGGCTCACCCCACGCCCATCGGCTCGTGGCGGCGCTCACCTGAGCCTGTGGGACCATCGGGGTGAGCCTGACGTCTCATCGAGAGGAGGACCGCCATGAGCAAGCGCGCACGCAAGCGCCGCGACCGCAAGAAGGGTGGCGCCAACCACGGCAAGCGCCCCAACTCCTGAGGGAGCTGGCAGCGACCGCTGCTGGGAGCACGAGAGGCCGGGACCCCGTCGGGGTCCCGGCCTCTCGTGGTCCCGGCGGTGGCTCGCGCCCTCAGCCCTCGACGGTGGTCGTGCGGGTCACGCGCGTGACGACGGCGGAGCCGTCTGCGGCGTGCGCGGTCACCGTGGTCTGCACCGTCTGCACGCGGGTGATGGAGGCCACGATCTTCGCCCGCAGGGCGGCCGGGGCCTGCTCGGCGCAGCAGCGGCGCACCAGCGCCTTGAGCGCCGCCTCCACCTCGTACTCCTCCAGGCACGGCGGGCACGCCTCGAGATGCTGGTGGATGTCGGCCAGCTCCTCGGCCGAGACCTCCCCGTCCAGCGCGGAGTAGATGCGCTCGAGGACCCCGTCGCACTCGGCGCTCACGACGCGTCCCCCGTCCCGGCGGACGACCCGGCGGTGGCCGCCGCAGCGGCGCCCGCGGGCGCGGCCTCGGCGGGGATGAGCCCGCGCTCGCGGGCGTAGTCCTGCAGCTGCGTGCGCAGGATGCGGCGCCCGCGGTGCAGGCGCGACATCACGGTGCCGATCGGCGTTCCCATGATCTCGGCGATCTCCTTGTACGCGAAGCCCTCGACGTCCGCGTAGTAGACCGCCATCCGGAAGTCCTCCGGGACGGCCTGCAGGGCCCGCTTGACGTCGGAGTCAGGCAGGTGGTCCAGCGCCTCGGTCTCCGCCGAGCGCAGACCGGTGGAGCTGTGCGCCTCGGCGCGCGCCAGCTGCCAGTCCTCGATCTCGTCGGTGGCCGCCTGCTGGGGCTGCCGCTGCTTCTTGCGGTAGGTGTTGATGTAGGTGTTGGTGAGGATCCGGTACAGCCAGGCTTTGAGGTTGGTGCCCGGGCGGTACTGGTGGAAGCTGGCGAACGCCTTCGCGAACGCCTCCTGCACCAGGTCCTCCGCGTCCGCGGGGTTGCGCGTCATGCGCAGCGCGGCGGAGTACAGCTGGTCGAGGTGCTGCAGCGCCTCGGCCTCGAACCGGGCCGTGCGCTCCTCGGGGGTCTCCTCGGGGGCCCGCACCGTGTCGTCGGTGCCGGCGTCAGCGCGGGTGGCCGGGTCGTCGCTCATCGCCCCCCACAGTAGTCGGGGGGGCGGCACAAGGGCCTCTCCCAGCGGTTCGGCGACGAGCACGCGCTCCTCCTGCTCCGGCGGGTCGGGTGTCCGCCGGGCGGTGCAACGCCACCTGCGCGGTCGTTGTTCCGGCGCCCGGGTCCGGTGCCGCTCCCGGGGCCCGGCGGACCGGCCCTCCCCGCGGCCAGGACGACCAGGACGACCACCCGTGGTGGCGGGCGGTCCAGCGGTGCGGTAGGACGGGTGGCATGAGCCTAGTCCGTCGTCTCGCCCGACCGCTGCTCGCGGCCCCGTTCGTCTACGGCGGCATCGACCAGCTCCGCAAGCCCGCCGCCAAGGTCGACGGCGGCGGCCCGGTGATCCCGGCCCTCAAGGGCCTGGCCATCGGCCCGGTCACGCTGCCCAGCGACGACGCCGGCCTGGTGCGCCTCAACGGCGCCCTCATGACCACGGCCGGCCTCGCGCTCGCCGTCGGCAAGGCCCCCCGGGTCTCCTCGGCGGTGCTCGCCGCGTCGCTGGTGCCCACCACCCTCACCGGCCACCGGTTCTGGGAGGCGCCCGACGCCAAGACCCGCCAGCTGCAGCTGGTGCAGGCGCTCAAGAACGCCGCCCTGTTCGGCGGCCTGCTCATCGCCGCGGTGGACCTCGACGGCAAGCCGGGTCTGGCCTGGCGCGCCCAGCACGCCGCGAAGACCACGCAGCGCTCGGCCAAGGTCGCCACCGCCGCGGGCACCGCGGTGGCCAAGCGCGCCCAGAAGAAGGCGCGCAAGAGCGCCAAGCGCGCCCAGAAGAAGCTCGAGAAGGCGCTCGACTGAGCTCCTGACCCCAACCCGGCGGGCCGGCCGGTGCGCTGCGGCGCACGGGCCGGCTCGTCGGTCGTGGCCGCAGGTGCGCGGGGCGCCGTACGCTCGGCAGTGATGAGCCCCTCCACCAGCACGTCTGCCAGCACGGTGAACGCCCCCCTCGACTGGGCGGCACCCCTCAGCGAGGCCCCCGTCGACGCCGAGGTCCGCCTGCCGGGCTCGAAGTCGCTGACCAACCGCTACCTGGTGCTCGCGGCGCTGGCGGAGGGCCCCTCGGAGCTGAGGGCCCCGCTGCGCTCGCGCGACACCCTGCTCATGGCCGCTGCCGTGGCCTCGCTGGGGGCGCGCGTCACCGACGCGCCGGCCAGCTCCGACGGCTCGAACCCCACCGAGGTCGCGACCTGGCGCGTGGAGCCGGGTGCCCTGCGCGGCGCGGGCCAGCTCGACTGCGGCCTGGCCGGCACCGTCATGCGCTTCCTGCCGCCGGTGGCCGCCCTGGCCTCGGGCGACACGACCTTCGACGGGGACCCGCACGCCCGCACCCGCCCCATGGCCCCGCTGCTGGGCGCCCTGCGCGACCTCGGGGCCCGAGTCGACGACGACGGGCGCGGCCTCATGCCCTTCACCGTGCGCGGCACCGGCCGGCTGCCGGGCGGTCGCACGGTCATGGACGCCAGCGCCTCCAGCCAGTTCGTCTCCGCCCTGCTGCTGGCGGCGGCGCGCAGCGACAGCGGCGTCGAGGTGGTGCACGAAGGCGAGCCCGTCCCCAGCGCGCCGCACCTGGTGATGACCCAGCAGGTGCTGCGCGACGCCGGCGTGGAGGTCGAGACCGACCTCGCCACCACCGGCGGCGCCTCCGGCACGCACTGGCGGGTGGCGCCCGGCCGGGTGGGGGCCCTCGACGTCGACGTCGAGCCCGACCTGTCCAACGCCGCGCCGTTCCTCGCGGCCGCGCTGGTCACCGGTGGCCGCGTCACCGTGCCCGGGTGGCCGCAGCGCACCACGCAGGCCGGTGACGCCCTGCGCGACCTGCTCGACGAGATGGGCGCCGACGTCGACCTCACCCCCGAGGGCCTCACCGTGCGCGGCGGTGACGGCGTGTCCGGCATCGACGCCGACCTCCACGACGTCGGCGAGCTGGCGCCCGTCCTCGCCGCTGTGGCGGCCCTCGCCGACACCCCCACGCGCCTGCGCGGCATCGCCCACCTGCGCGGCCACGAGACCGACCGCCTCGCGGCGCTGGCCACCGAGCTCAACGCCCTCGGCGGGGACGTCTCCGAGACCGAGGACGGCCTGCTCATCCGGCCGCGCCCGCTGCACGGCGGGACGTTCTCCACCTACGGCGACCACCGGATGGCGACGGCGGCCGCGGTGCTCGGGCTGGCGGTGCCCGGCGTCGTCGTCCTCGACGTGGGCACCACGGCCAAGACGCTGCCCGACTTCCCGGGCCTGTGGACGGGGATGCTCGCTCGCTGATGGCCGGCTCCAGCGACGGGGAGCGCCGGCGCGCCTCCGGGTACGACGAGCGCGACGTGCGGGTCCGGCCCAACCGCCGCGGCTCGCGGCCGCGCACGAAGGACCGTCCCGACCACGCCGACGCCGTGCCGGCGCGCGTGCTCACCATCGACAGGGGCCGCATCACCACCCTCGTCGGTGAGGGGCAGGACGACGAGCGCGAGGTGGTCGCGATGCGCGCCCGCGAGCTGGGGCGCGCGGGCATCGCCGTGGGTGACCGCGTGGGCGTGGTCGGTAACACCAGCGGCGAGGTGGACACCCTCGCCCGGATCGTGCGGATCGAGGAGCGCAGCTCGGTGCTGCGGCGCACCGCCGACGACACGGACCCCGTCGAGCGGGTGCTCGTGGGCAACGCCGACCAGCTGCTCGTGGTGACGGCCGTGGCCGACCCGGCGCCCGTGCAGCGCATGGTGGACCGGTGCCTGGCCGCGGCCTACGACGGCGGGCTGCAGCCGGTGCTGGTGCTCACCAAGGCCGACCTCGGCGACCCGGCCGAGGCCCTGGCCGCGTGGGCGGCGCTCGACGTGCCGGTGCTCGTGGTGCGCCGCCGCGTGCTGGAGGACGGCACGCGCGTGCTGGACGGCGCCGACGCCGTCCGGGAGCGTCTGGCGGGGCACGAGAGCGTGCTCGTGGGCCCGTCCGGCGTGGGCAAGTCGACGCTGGTCAACGCCCTGGTGCCCGGGGCGGGCCGTGCGACGGGCTCGGTCAACGAGAACACCGGACGCGGCCGGCACACCTCCAGCTCGGCGGTGGCGCTGTCGCTGCGCGACGCCGGCGGCGAGCGGACCGGATGGGTCATCGACACCCCGGGCGTGCGCAGCTTCGGGCTGGCGCACCTGACGCCCGAGCGGCTGCTGCGCGCCTTCAGCGACCTGGAGCCCGGCACCGCGGATTGCCCGCGCGGCTGCACCCACGACGACGCCGAGACCACCGAGTGCGCGCTGGACGCCTACGTCGCCTCCGGTGCCGCCGGGGAGGCCGGCCCTGCGCGGCTCGACTCGCTGCGACGCCTGCTGCGCAGCCGCTCCGGCGAGGCCGACCCCCGCTGACCCGCCCTCCCCCACCGTGATCATGGACTTCCGAAGCACTTTCCGGCCGTGATCATGGACTTCCCGCGCACGCCGCCGTCAGCGGTGCTGGGGCGGGCGTTCCTCCGGCAGGCCCAGCGAGCGGCGCTCCAGGGCGGCCAGCGCCGCCGTGGCGCGCGGGTCACCGCCGCGCACGTCGGCGAGCGGGTCGGGGCTGACGGCGGCCAGCGCGGCCAGGGGCTGGTGCGCCAGCGCCCGCCAGGCGAGGAGCTCGGTGCGGCTGCGCACCGCCGGCCCGGGCGCCTCGGCGTCGTCCAGCCAGGCCCGCGCGGCGCCCGCACGCCGGGCGAACCGCAGGCGCACCGGCAGCCAGAGCGCCACCACCAGCAGCACGGGCAGCACCGCGACGGTGAGGCCGAGCACGGTTGCGAGGTGCTCGATCGTCGAGGCGAGGTCGGTGCCGGCGGCGGAGAGGTCTCCCGCTGAACCGCTGGCGCCGTCGAGCGGCGCCGAGAGCCGGTCCCCCACCAGCGGAACGCGGCCGGCTGCGGCGGCAGCACCGCCCAGCTGGTCGCGCAGGCCGCCGGCGCCGCGCGCCAGGGACCGCGCCGGATCGGCGAGCGCCGCGACGGCGCCGTGCACCACCACGCCGGTGACCACGCACACCACCGCCCACACGGCGACGGCGAGGTCCGCGGCCAGCTGGCGGGCGCGACGGGCGGGGCTGGCGGCGTAGGGCTGCAGCGGCACACCCCGATCCTGTGCGGGAAGCCCATGATCACGACCGGAAAGCGCTCCGGAAGTCCATGATCACGAGGGGTGGGGCGGGGTCAGAGGTCCACCGAGCCGCCGGTGCGCCAGTAGACGGCGTCGGCCCGGTCGAGGAACCCCTCGTCCACGAGGTAGCGGCGCAGCGCGGCGACGTCGTCGTGGAAGGCCCGCAGCAGCGCGTTGACCTCCAGCTCGGGGTAGCGCTCCCCCGGTTCGAAGACCCTGGCGATGAGGTCGAGCACCACGAGGCGCTTGGCGCGCTTGGCGGGGATGCTGGTCAGGCGGCCGTCGGCGTCGAGGAAGGCCCGCAGCACCTTCTCGCGGGAGGCGAGCGCCTGCTGCAGGGGCTCGCCGATGGCACCGTCGGCGCTCTCGTGAGGTGCGGGGACCACACCACCCAGGGTAGGAGCGACCGCTACGGTGCCACGTGTGCCCGGTTATGACGACGACCTGAGGCTCGCGCACGTCATCGCCGACGCCGTGGACAACCTCACCACCACCCGCTTCAAGGCCCGCGACCTCGTGGTGGACACCAAGCCAGACCTGACACCCGTCACCGACGCCGACAGGGCGGCGGAGGAGATCGTCAGGTCGCAGCTGAGCCGAACCCGCAGCCGCGACGGCTTCGTGGGCGAGGAGAGCGGGGTCTCGAAGGGCTCCTCGGGTCGCCAGTGGGTGGTCGACCCGATCGACGGCACCAAGAACTTCGTGCGCGGCGTGCCCGTGTGGGCCACGCTCATCGCCCTCCTCGACGACGGCGTGCCCGTGCTCGGCGTGGTCTCCGCCCCGGCGCTGAACCGGCGCTGGTGGGCGGCGCAGGGCACTGGCGCGTACACCGGGCCGCGCCTGTCGGCCGCGAAGCGCCTCCAGGTCTCGCAGGTCGCAGCCCTGGGGGACGCCAGCCTGAGCCACTCCGAGATCTGGGAGTGGGAGGAGGCAGGGCGCCTGGAGGGCTTCCTCGACCTCACGAAGAAGGTGTGGCGCACCCGCGGGTACGGCGACTTCTGGAGCTACACCCTCGTGGCCGAGGGCGCCGCGGACATCGCCTGCGAGCCCGAGCTGGAGCTGTACGACATGGCCGCGCTCGTCCCGGTGGTCACCGAGGCGGGAGGCCGGTTCACGTCGCTGGCCGGTGAGGACGGCCCGCACGGCGGCAACGCGGTGGCCACCAACGGGCTGCTGCACGACGAGGTGCTCGGGCTGCTGGCCCGCCGCTGACGCCCGTCGTCGTCCTGGGTCGCCGGACGGCCCAGGACGACGACGAGCGCGGTCAGCCGGTCACGTGTACCAGGTGGGCTCGGGGACCTCGTCGAGCAGCACGTAGCTGCCCACCTCGCGCTTCTTGTAGGGCAGCGGGTCGTGCAGCGAGTGCGTGCGCAGGTTGCGCCAGTGCACGTCCAGCCCGACGGCGTTGGCGCTGGCCCGGGCGCCGGTGAGCTCGTACACCTTCGAGGCCACCTCGAGGCCGTCGTCGACGGCGCGGACCTTGGCGGCGGCGATGCGCACGGCGAGCTCCTTGCGGCGCCGCTCGTTGAGCTCCTCGCGCGAGGCGTACAGGCGTTGAGTGTCGGCGCCGACGGGTTCAGCGATTTCGATCAGCGCGGGGAACTGGGCGCGCAGGTGTGGCAGGACCGAAGATGCTAGGTAGGTACGGGGAACCCCTCCGGTGACGGAGTGTCAGCAGCCCCATCGTCGGTGACTACCCCGTGTCAGTTCCAGGCCCTGCGCTGCTCACAGGCCGCAGCGCCTGTTGGCGAACGGCCTAAACGAGTGACATCGAGAACATCCCCGACCGCACCCGCTACGGCGTCGCTAATTTGCTCGCCCACGCATCCCAGGCGATCAAACTGATCCGGCCGGTCCGCCGCGGCGACGGGCGCTAGCACACCAAGACGATGAACGCGATCAGCTCGCTGGACTATCGCGGCGCGCATCCGAGCCTGTTGACGGCTTCGATCCGTAGGCCCTGGCGGACCAAAAACTCCCTCCACTGGGTGCTCGACGTCGCCTTCGGCGAGGACGCCAGCCAGGTCCGCTTTGGGTCTGGTCCGCAGAAGCTGTCGGCGATGGCGAATTTCACGATCAGCACCTTGCGACAGTCCGGAACGGGGCGAAATCGCCGCCGGCAGTCGACATGCCCTAGATCTAAACTGATACTGTTCGCCTTAGAGCTGACGTGAAGACATTGTGGTGATCCGAGTAGCGGCTCGGCGGTGACGCAGCGTCAACTGGCTTGGCGGTGAAGGGACGGGACCCCGCAGGATGGGTCGGCCCTCTCACAAGTCGACTTCTTCCCCCGGAGTCCCGCCGTGCTCGATGCTGCCACCGTCCCCGCACCTGCTCACCTCGACATCGCCGGGCTCTCCGATGAGGTCGCCACTGCCCTCGCCGAACAGCTCGTGACCTACACCGCCGTGCTGCCGGTGCCGCGCCGCGTGGTCGCCTTCGTCGCCAACCTGCACGAGAAGCACTTCGCCGCGCTGCATACCCGCCCAGGACGTCGAGCCTTGAGCGCCTGGGACCAGTCGCTGGCCTTCTGCCGGGTGATGCTCCAAGACGTCGAACCAGACCAGAGCGCCCGCGACACCGGCATCGCCCGCTCCACCGCCCACCTGCGGATGCGGGAGTCCGAACAGCTCCTCGCCGCCCAGGCACCCTCGCTGAAGGAGGCGATGGTGGGCGCCGCGCAGCGCGGTTACCGCCACGTCAACCTCGACGGCACCCTCATCGAAATCGACCGCGTGTCCATCCCCGGACCCACGACCAGGAAGAACACCACGCGCAGCGGCCCGAAGCGGCTCAAGGTCGACCTGTGGTGGTCAGGTAAGCACAAGCGCCACGGCGGCAACGTCCAGGTCGTGACCGCCCCGGACGGCTGGCCCCTGTGGGTCAGCGATGTCCGTCCCGGACGTGAGCACGACGTCACCGCCGCCCGCACCGACCCCGAGCTGCTGGACCAGGTGGACCGCTGGCGCCAAGACGGACGCACCGTGCTGGCGGACCTGGGCTACGAAGGTGAAGCCGCGCGGATGCTGACCCCGGTCAAGGCCGACGCGAACGGCACCGACCGGGCCGGTGAGCCGGTGCCGCTGAGCCCCGACCAGCAGACCCGCAACGCGCTGCACTCGGCGACCCGAGCCCGCGCCGAGGCCGGCAACGCGCTGCTGAAGCAGACATTCAAGGCGTTGCGACACGTTCGCGTCGACCCTTGGCGCATCGGGTCGATGACCGCCGCCGCCCTGGTGCTGCTGCATCTCATCTACGACCGCATCACGTGACCCACTGTGACCGTCAGGCGGCTACTCGGATCACCTCATTGCCGACCTCCGACCGGCAGGCAGACGGCAGCCCGACTAGTCAGCATCATGACAACTTCGCGTCATCGTGGTCTGGCGCCTCATCATCTTGCTCCCGCGAGGCAGTACCTTGCAAGCGAGCAAGTTGGCTCATCACGCTTTCTTCAGAAGCGATATTTTTGACGCGGCTAGATAATGCTTCGAAGATTCGAGCCTCTAGTGTTCGATCAGCCATATGTTCATCCTAAGCTAGGCGACTCGTCACTCCTGCGGGTCCCAGGTTGCGCCTCAATGCATTACCCAAGGATGAAGCCGAATGGAAAAAATTCTCGCCCTGACCCCACCCAAGGCCCCTGCATTATTTTCAGCGTCGTTCCATCTTAACACGAGTGCAAGCTCCACGAGAAATGTTCGCGAACTGCCTGCAGCAAGCGCAAAAGGAAGCCGCACGCTACTGGTTTTATTACAAACATGCCCGGCAACTCTCGATAGCATTCCGACTCATCGCATCTGAGGGTGCAGCAGCGGTCGGAACCCGCCGGTCTCCAGCAGGGACCGGGCGATGTAGTTGGTCAGGTTCCGGAAGCCGAGGGCTGAGCCGCGTAGGTGCTCTAGGCGGCCGTTGATCGCCTCGGTCGGCCCGTTGGACGTACCGGGGCGGTCGAAGTAGGCCAGCACGTCCACCGCCCGCTGGGCCAGCGTCCGCCCCAGCCGCGTCAGCTCCACCAGCTGCGCAGGCACGTCCTTCGTCAGCGTCTCGATCAGCGTGCTCAGCGCCCGGCGGCCCGCAGCGCGCTCGGGGTCGCGGTAGGCCGCCACCATCCGCTGGTACACGCTCCAGGTGACCTCCACCTCGGCGTGGACATCTCCGTGACCCTGTCCCTGGGCGGTGGTGTCGAACAGCGCATCCAGCTTCGTGCACTGGCGCTCGGTGAGCAGCTCGATCCCGGCGTGCAGGACCCGCCGGGCCGCGTACAGCGGATCCCCCGTGCGGCCGCGGTGACCGTGAAGACGCTGCTGCACCCGACGGCGGCACTGGTCGAGGGCGTCCCCGGCCAGGCGGACGACGCGGAAGGGGTCCATCACCGCGACGGTGTCGGGTAGCTCAGCGGTGGTGGCGGTCCTGAAGCCGGCGAACCCGTCCATCGCGACCACCTCGATGCCGTCACGCCAGGCGGCGGGGCGTGCGGCCAGCCACGTCGCGAACGCCGACTTTGAGCGCCCTTCGACCATGTTGATCGTCGGCGCGGCGCATGCCAGGACGGCGCGGTCGGGGTCGAGGCGCTGGCCGGTGATGCGCAGGCCGAGGGCGTTCAGGCCGGTGAACGTGGTCAGGTCAGGGTCGTCGAAGGTAGCGTCGAGCAAGTCGAGGTCCTCTGGATGTCTGGCGTGAGAACCGCCATCTTCTGAGGGCCTCGACCTCTACCTGGTCACCGGCGCGACGGCGCCCGGACTCTCAACTGCGAAGAGCCGCTCTGGGCGGGTCACCGACCTGCGGACACGCCATCGAGGTCGCCGGCGCATCGGTCGGCGGTGCCTAACACCCGAGCACGTGCCGGGCCGGTGGTGGATGACCACGTCCGCATTGGACCCCTCATGCAACGTGGCGCCTTGGTGGCCGGGCTGACCACCGGGCCTGCGGCCGGTCTTGGTGCGCGCTGAGGACGGCGCCGGGGTCGTGGGCTTGGAGCTCTCATCCGAGGACGGCGGCTCCGACGAGGTCTGCGACGACGATGTCGCAGCGGTCAACTCGTGGGTCAGCTCAGCGAGCTTCGCGTCCTGCTCGGCGATGCGCGCCGCCAGCAGGGCGACCTACTCGCAGAGCATCACCACCAGGTCCACCAGCTCCTCGCGGGAGGCTGAGGCGAGCGTTGAACGCTCCACCGGCAGCACAAGAAGCCGATTTGTTCGGGGAAGGACACAGCCCACCAGCGGAGGAGGGAGCACCCCCAAGAGCTCCCATTGCGACGTACCCGGCTTGGGCTCGTCCCGTGGCGCCCCTCGCCTGACTGACACTGCAGCAGAACGTCTATTGAAAAGGCAACTTCTCGCCCCCCTTGCCCCACCTTCCGCAAGCGTGATTCCATAACCCTCCCAAGCACAAGGAGTATTAGTGCTGGGGGCAAGTATTCTTTCTGCAACCGGAGAGGTCGGGACGTCGATGCGCTTCAGGAGAAGAATTTCAATCGCGGCCGCTACTGCTGCCGCTGGACTGCTGGCCGTACTCCCCGCTACGCCAGCAATAGCGGTTGGGCCCGGGCAGGCCGTGGCTAACAACGAGCTATACGCAAAGCATGAGCAAGGAGGGTTGGGAGGAAACATCGGCGCGAGGCTTCGCAATGGTTCGTACGTCCAAATGAGCGTCAACTCAATGCGGTACGGCAATGAAAACGATCCACTTGTGGTCCGCTACATCAACGCTGGATCGGGTTACTGCGTCTGGGAACAAGTTTACATGATCACACCGTCATGGGGCGAGCCTGAGAAGGTGGGCGAGCGGACGCACGGTAAGGGACTGGCCAGTGCGTACAGGCAGACGCTCGGCTGGGAGACGGCGCCCCTTACAAGCAGGGCCGTATTCTCAGACCTCAAGGTCTTCCGCTGCTAGAACTAGTTCGCAAATTTGGCGTCGCCCCCGACCTCGCCGAGCGGAGCAGGCCCAGATCAACGATCAACTGTGAACCACTACCAACTGGTCGCTTCCTTACGCCTGCTCCACCCTCTACCCCCTGCCCCTAACCCCGGCATTAATAACGTCGCCGGGCCCGCCGTCCTGCATCACCCCACCACGAAGGCGGTGCAGGACGGCATTTAGAAGACGTTGCATTAGTCGTTCACGAACAGCCGGGCGGCGATCAACGTGACCGCGAGCCGCGCCAGCGCGGTGATCGTCTTGCTGGTGCCGTCGTAGCGCAGGGCCAACCGCTTGAACGCCAGCAACCACCCCACGGTGCGCTCGACCACCCAGCGGTGACGGCCCAGGCGCTGACTGCTCTCGATGCCGATGCGAGCGATGCGCGCGGTGATCCCGCGCCGGCGCAGGTAGGTCCGGCAGCGGCGGTTGTCGTAGCCCTTGTCATCGTGCAACTTCACCGGCCGGCGCCGCGGATGACCCCGCCCGCCGACCTTGATCGCGGGGATGGAGTCCAGCATCGGCTCCAAGAAGATGCTGTCGTGGCGGTTAGCGCCAGAGACGATGACGTTCAGCGGGGTGCCGGCCCGGTCCACGAGCAGGTGGTACTTCGAGCCGCGTTTGCCCCGGTCAGTGGGGCTCGGACCCGTCAGCTGGCCCCCCTTTTGGCCCGAACGGACACCGAGTCAATCGAGCAGCGCGACCAGTCCAACTGCCCACGGCGGGCCAGCTCGTCCAGCACCCCCCGGTGGATCGCCTCCCACACTCCGACCTCTT harbors:
- a CDS encoding type IV pilus twitching motility protein PilT, with the protein product MRALVDLSGSDLHCKVGSPPRVRIDGRLRKLRAPELVPADTQRMVAEVLRPDLAEEFARTNEADFAYSIPGVGRFRANAYRQRGTVGLVFRRVSTTPVSLEELGLPPVISSLALEPRGLVLVTGPTGSGKTTTLSSMIDHVNSTRECHIMTLEDPVEVLHADKLGMVNQREVRVDTRDFASALRAAMRQDPDVILVGEMRDAETVRAALSAAETGHLVLSTLHTTDATETVSRIVDFFPPHEQQQVRLGLAGSLRGIICQRLVQRADGQGRVVVLEVAVGTPRVAQAVADPSLTSGIHDLVADGGFYGMQTFDQALVALVRDGVVSEEDALGVASRPHDLAVELRRLGITG
- a CDS encoding 50S ribosomal protein bL37 encodes the protein MSKRARKRRDRKKGGANHGKRPNS
- the rsrA gene encoding mycothiol system anti-sigma-R factor; protein product: MSAECDGVLERIYSALDGEVSAEELADIHQHLEACPPCLEEYEVEAALKALVRRCCAEQAPAALRAKIVASITRVQTVQTTVTAHAADGSAVVTRVTRTTTVEG
- a CDS encoding sigma-70 family RNA polymerase sigma factor, which codes for MSDDPATRADAGTDDTVRAPEETPEERTARFEAEALQHLDQLYSAALRMTRNPADAEDLVQEAFAKAFASFHQYRPGTNLKAWLYRILTNTYINTYRKKQRQPQQAATDEIEDWQLARAEAHSSTGLRSAETEALDHLPDSDVKRALQAVPEDFRMAVYYADVEGFAYKEIAEIMGTPIGTVMSRLHRGRRILRTQLQDYARERGLIPAEAAPAGAAAAATAGSSAGTGDAS
- a CDS encoding DoxX family membrane protein, with protein sequence MSLVRRLARPLLAAPFVYGGIDQLRKPAAKVDGGGPVIPALKGLAIGPVTLPSDDAGLVRLNGALMTTAGLALAVGKAPRVSSAVLAASLVPTTLTGHRFWEAPDAKTRQLQLVQALKNAALFGGLLIAAVDLDGKPGLAWRAQHAAKTTQRSAKVATAAGTAVAKRAQKKARKSAKRAQKKLEKALD
- the aroA gene encoding 3-phosphoshikimate 1-carboxyvinyltransferase, which gives rise to MSPSTSTSASTVNAPLDWAAPLSEAPVDAEVRLPGSKSLTNRYLVLAALAEGPSELRAPLRSRDTLLMAAAVASLGARVTDAPASSDGSNPTEVATWRVEPGALRGAGQLDCGLAGTVMRFLPPVAALASGDTTFDGDPHARTRPMAPLLGALRDLGARVDDDGRGLMPFTVRGTGRLPGGRTVMDASASSQFVSALLLAAARSDSGVEVVHEGEPVPSAPHLVMTQQVLRDAGVEVETDLATTGGASGTHWRVAPGRVGALDVDVEPDLSNAAPFLAAALVTGGRVTVPGWPQRTTQAGDALRDLLDEMGADVDLTPEGLTVRGGDGVSGIDADLHDVGELAPVLAAVAALADTPTRLRGIAHLRGHETDRLAALATELNALGGDVSETEDGLLIRPRPLHGGTFSTYGDHRMATAAAVLGLAVPGVVVLDVGTTAKTLPDFPGLWTGMLAR
- the rsgA gene encoding ribosome small subunit-dependent GTPase A gives rise to the protein MAGSSDGERRRASGYDERDVRVRPNRRGSRPRTKDRPDHADAVPARVLTIDRGRITTLVGEGQDDEREVVAMRARELGRAGIAVGDRVGVVGNTSGEVDTLARIVRIEERSSVLRRTADDTDPVERVLVGNADQLLVVTAVADPAPVQRMVDRCLAAAYDGGLQPVLVLTKADLGDPAEALAAWAALDVPVLVVRRRVLEDGTRVLDGADAVRERLAGHESVLVGPSGVGKSTLVNALVPGAGRATGSVNENTGRGRHTSSSAVALSLRDAGGERTGWVIDTPGVRSFGLAHLTPERLLRAFSDLEPGTADCPRGCTHDDAETTECALDAYVASGAAGEAGPARLDSLRRLLRSRSGEADPR
- a CDS encoding DUF2087 domain-containing protein produces the protein MVPAPHESADGAIGEPLQQALASREKVLRAFLDADGRLTSIPAKRAKRLVVLDLIARVFEPGERYPELEVNALLRAFHDDVAALRRYLVDEGFLDRADAVYWRTGGSVDL